A single window of Flagellimonas maritima DNA harbors:
- a CDS encoding amidohydrolase family protein — protein MKKILSILLFFQILISFGQEKISEGPFDQLIIRGVTLINGNGAPPRGPIDIVVENNNIVDIQVVGYPGVEIDESKRPKLKTGGKELDCSGMYLLPGFVDMHGHIGGISQGADYDYVFKLWMAHGVTTVREPSGRGIDWTLDLKRKSEKNEIIAPRIFAYTGFGQGSKKPISTPEMAREWVRENANKGADGIKFFGAPPEIMAAALDENKKLGLRSACHHAQMDVGRWNVLNSARAGLTSMEHWYGLPEALFEDRTLQDYPLDYNYQNEQHRFEEAGKLWKQAAKPYSEHWNKVMDELISLDFTLDPTFNIYEASRDLHRARRAEWHEDYTLPSLWDFYQPSKISHGSYWHDWGTEQEVAWRENYNLWMKFVNEYKNRGGRVTTGSDSGFIFQLYGFAYIREMELLREAGFHPLEIIRSATLNGAEALGVSNEIGTVEVGKLADFVILNENPLKNLKVLYGTGAIKLTEDNEVVRVGGVVYTIKDGVVYDAKALLKDVKTTVQQQKQKLNYKLRQPGLK, from the coding sequence ATGAAAAAAATACTATCCATTTTACTGTTTTTCCAAATTTTGATAAGTTTCGGGCAAGAAAAAATTAGCGAAGGACCCTTCGACCAGCTCATTATTAGAGGCGTAACGCTCATAAATGGAAATGGAGCACCACCTAGAGGTCCAATTGATATCGTTGTTGAGAACAACAACATTGTGGATATCCAAGTGGTCGGTTATCCAGGTGTTGAAATCGATGAGTCCAAACGGCCAAAATTAAAAACGGGCGGAAAAGAACTGGATTGTAGCGGTATGTATCTCTTACCAGGTTTTGTAGATATGCACGGTCATATCGGTGGAATTTCGCAAGGCGCAGATTACGACTATGTTTTCAAACTTTGGATGGCCCATGGTGTAACCACTGTTAGAGAACCAAGTGGAAGAGGTATAGATTGGACTTTGGATTTAAAGCGTAAAAGTGAAAAAAATGAAATTATCGCTCCAAGAATATTTGCTTATACAGGTTTTGGGCAAGGTAGCAAAAAACCGATAAGTACCCCAGAAATGGCAAGGGAATGGGTGCGTGAAAACGCCAATAAAGGTGCGGATGGCATTAAATTTTTTGGTGCTCCACCAGAAATAATGGCCGCAGCCTTGGATGAAAACAAAAAATTGGGATTACGTTCCGCTTGCCACCATGCGCAAATGGATGTTGGCCGTTGGAACGTACTCAATTCTGCAAGGGCAGGTCTTACCAGTATGGAACATTGGTATGGTTTGCCAGAAGCACTATTCGAGGATAGGACATTACAGGATTATCCTCTGGATTACAATTACCAAAATGAACAACATCGATTTGAAGAAGCTGGAAAATTATGGAAGCAAGCGGCAAAACCATATTCCGAACACTGGAACAAAGTCATGGATGAGTTGATAAGTTTGGATTTTACACTAGACCCAACGTTTAACATTTACGAAGCAAGCAGGGATTTACACCGTGCCAGAAGAGCAGAATGGCATGAAGATTATACACTACCTTCCCTTTGGGACTTTTACCAACCCAGTAAAATATCCCATGGTTCCTATTGGCATGATTGGGGAACCGAACAAGAAGTTGCTTGGCGGGAGAATTATAATCTTTGGATGAAATTTGTCAACGAATACAAGAACAGGGGCGGTAGGGTGACAACTGGTTCAGATTCAGGCTTCATTTTCCAACTCTATGGATTCGCCTATATTCGGGAAATGGAATTGCTACGTGAAGCTGGGTTTCACCCATTGGAGATTATTCGGTCGGCCACTCTAAACGGTGCCGAGGCACTTGGGGTCTCAAACGAAATTGGAACGGTAGAAGTCGGAAAACTAGCTGATTTTGTAATTCTTAACGAAAATCCGTTGAAAAATTTAAAAGTGTTGTACGGAACCGGGGCTATTAAACTTACAGAGGATAATGAGGTAGTACGTGTTGGCGGCGTAGTATATACAATTAAAGACGGCGTTGTTTACGACGCAAAGGCACTTTTGAAAGACGTAAAAACAACAGTACAGCAGCAAAAACAAAAACTAAACTATAAATTAAGGCAACCAGGGTTAAAATAG
- a CDS encoding peptidoglycan DD-metalloendopeptidase family protein, translating to MDLKTVLNNYSEGATQILDTEIQLSEYCPIDLSSSNKKLEEFDITSPIECQKYIDNVLKRNSATVAYGGYLENRSLYSKSERFSNTGQRNIHLGMDFWCSADTEVVVPVDGIVHSFKNNYDLGNYGPTIILQHEIGDTMFYTLYGHLSLRSIKELKTGIGLRRGETLGTLGTTDINVNYAPHLHFQIISDIDGYEGDYPGVCSKKDLPFYEKNCPDPNILLKIDTKSID from the coding sequence ATGGATTTAAAAACTGTTCTTAACAATTATAGTGAGGGTGCCACTCAAATACTGGATACCGAAATCCAATTATCGGAATACTGCCCCATTGACCTCTCTTCTTCCAATAAGAAATTGGAAGAATTCGATATTACATCACCTATTGAATGCCAAAAATACATTGATAACGTACTTAAAAGAAATAGTGCTACAGTTGCCTATGGTGGTTACCTCGAAAACAGGTCGCTCTATTCAAAATCTGAACGTTTTTCCAACACTGGGCAACGTAACATTCATTTGGGAATGGATTTCTGGTGTTCCGCAGATACTGAGGTTGTTGTTCCCGTAGATGGCATAGTACATAGTTTTAAAAACAATTATGACTTGGGTAACTATGGTCCAACCATTATTCTACAACATGAAATTGGTGATACTATGTTCTATACGCTCTACGGGCATTTATCCCTGCGGTCGATAAAAGAATTAAAAACGGGTATAGGTTTAAGAAGAGGGGAAACACTTGGAACATTGGGTACTACTGATATCAATGTAAATTATGCTCCGCACCTACATTTTCAAATTATTTCAGATATCGATGGTTATGAGGGTGATTATCCAGGTGTTTGTTCTAAAAAAGATTTGCCTTTTTACGAGAAAAACTGTCCAGATCCAAATATTCTACTAAAAATTGATACTAAAAGCATCGACTAA
- the msrA gene encoding peptide-methionine (S)-S-oxide reductase MsrA, whose translation MKIIRITFLGIILMASTNCQPKNTSTKSDIAKETTFPKEAFTTEELQNYETAYFASGCFWCVEAIFESVEGVKEVYSGYSGGKEENPTYEEVAYGRTSHAEAVEVYYDPAKISFTKLVQVFFGSHDPTSLNRQGPDRGAQYRSIAFYKNDEQERIIKDYIDLLESKDAYDRPIVTQVVEFNTFYKAEEYHQDYERKNPNNSYIRNVSIPRLNRFKKNFESYLKKEIQH comes from the coding sequence ATGAAGATAATAAGAATTACATTTTTAGGAATTATTTTAATGGCATCCACAAATTGTCAGCCCAAGAATACATCCACGAAATCTGATATTGCCAAAGAGACGACTTTTCCAAAAGAGGCTTTTACTACGGAAGAATTGCAAAATTATGAAACGGCTTATTTTGCTAGTGGCTGTTTTTGGTGTGTTGAGGCAATATTTGAAAGTGTGGAAGGCGTAAAGGAAGTTTACTCTGGCTATTCGGGCGGCAAGGAGGAAAATCCAACGTATGAAGAAGTTGCTTATGGCCGTACCAGTCATGCCGAAGCTGTTGAGGTCTATTACGACCCCGCTAAAATATCTTTTACAAAGTTGGTCCAAGTTTTTTTTGGTTCTCATGACCCAACTTCCCTAAACAGACAGGGACCTGATAGAGGTGCACAATATCGTTCCATCGCATTCTACAAAAATGACGAACAAGAGAGAATCATTAAAGATTATATCGACCTTTTGGAATCTAAAGATGCATATGACCGTCCCATTGTTACACAGGTCGTAGAATTTAATACTTTTTATAAAGCTGAGGAATACCATCAAGATTATGAAAGAAAGAATCCAAACAATTCATATATAAGAAATGTTTCAATCCCCAGATTGAATAGATTCAAGAAAAATTTTGAATCATATTTAAAAAAAGAGATACAACATTGA
- a CDS encoding CBM9 family sugar-binding protein, whose protein sequence is MQKCFSVAFFFLVIGCISSKKENHQQIIVNKAQKKPIIDGHALDACWGNAKWLALDQLWLGDSYSNEDFNGRYKLSWDEDALYILVEITDDVLFDQYEDPLKLWWDDDCVEIFVDEDNSGGEHQFSHNAFAYHVALDGNVVDLAPDEQPRLYNDHITSKHITNDNLTVWEIAVKLFSDDFKDGEENNPERLSKNKKVGFALAYCDNDESLERENFIGSVFVPGEDKNQGWIDADIFGTLILK, encoded by the coding sequence ATGCAAAAGTGTTTTAGCGTGGCTTTTTTCTTTTTGGTAATTGGATGTATATCCTCCAAAAAAGAAAATCACCAACAAATCATTGTAAATAAGGCCCAAAAGAAACCAATAATAGATGGGCATGCTTTAGATGCCTGCTGGGGAAATGCCAAATGGTTGGCACTTGACCAACTTTGGTTAGGGGATTCCTACTCCAACGAAGATTTTAACGGTAGATATAAATTGAGTTGGGACGAGGACGCGCTGTATATTCTTGTCGAGATTACAGATGATGTTCTTTTTGACCAATATGAAGATCCCTTAAAGTTATGGTGGGACGATGATTGTGTGGAAATATTTGTTGATGAGGATAATTCTGGTGGTGAGCACCAGTTTTCGCACAATGCATTTGCTTACCACGTGGCATTGGATGGAAATGTAGTGGATTTAGCCCCAGACGAACAACCAAGACTTTACAACGACCACATTACGTCAAAACATATCACTAACGATAATCTTACTGTATGGGAAATCGCCGTAAAACTTTTTTCGGATGACTTTAAGGACGGAGAGGAAAATAATCCAGAGCGTTTATCTAAAAACAAGAAAGTTGGCTTTGCTTTAGCCTATTGTGATAATGATGAAAGTTTGGAACGGGAAAATTTTATTGGGTCGGTCTTTGTTCCAGGAGAGGATAAAAATCAGGGTTGGATAGATGCGGATATATTCGGGACGCTGATACTTAAGTGA
- a CDS encoding RNA polymerase sigma factor, with product MFQIELVEQCKANDRMAQLKLYRQYCDGMYGVAMRFLKNPDDAEDVLQESFIKAFQRIDQFKGEVTFGAWLKRIVVNGSIDFLKSKHQKTVELNESYMQVVEDDDWTVSDGIPLTKIKEAMEQLPEKYKYVVQLFLVEGYDHNEISQILKISDTASRTRLLRGKLQLKEKLKDISYGTRY from the coding sequence ATGTTTCAAATTGAACTGGTAGAACAATGCAAGGCTAATGACCGAATGGCACAGTTAAAGCTATATAGGCAATATTGTGACGGAATGTATGGAGTGGCAATGCGCTTTTTGAAGAATCCGGATGATGCCGAAGATGTGTTGCAAGAATCATTTATCAAGGCATTTCAAAGAATAGACCAATTCAAGGGAGAAGTAACATTTGGCGCATGGTTAAAAAGAATAGTGGTGAACGGGAGTATCGATTTTTTAAAATCTAAGCACCAAAAGACAGTGGAATTAAATGAAAGCTACATGCAAGTAGTGGAGGATGATGACTGGACGGTGAGCGATGGAATACCGCTTACAAAAATTAAAGAAGCTATGGAGCAATTGCCTGAAAAATATAAATATGTGGTACAGCTGTTTCTTGTTGAAGGGTATGATCATAATGAAATATCCCAGATCTTAAAAATCAGCGATACCGCTTCTAGAACCAGATTATTGCGGGGCAAGCTACAATTAAAGGAAAAACTAAAAGATATTTCTTATGGCACAAGATATTAG
- a CDS encoding organic hydroperoxide resistance protein, translating to MKTIFESKATNTGGRAGHVKSEDGVLDYSISMPNSKGKPDSGSTNPEELFAAAYSTCFAGAIQAVAKEHDIDDLGDFTVTATVAFNKEDDGFFLEATLDSYLPTVNKETGEKLINAAHEICPYSKATRDNITVHLNLLMDA from the coding sequence ATGAAAACCATTTTTGAAAGTAAAGCCACGAATACAGGAGGTAGGGCAGGACATGTGAAGAGCGAAGACGGAGTTCTGGATTATAGCATAAGTATGCCAAATTCCAAAGGAAAACCAGATTCGGGTTCTACCAATCCCGAAGAACTTTTTGCAGCAGCATATTCCACTTGTTTTGCAGGTGCTATACAGGCTGTTGCCAAAGAGCATGACATAGACGACCTAGGTGACTTTACTGTAACTGCAACAGTAGCATTTAATAAAGAAGATGACGGTTTTTTTCTTGAGGCCACCTTAGATTCGTATTTGCCGACTGTAAATAAAGAAACGGGTGAAAAATTGATCAATGCCGCACATGAGATATGTCCGTACAGCAAAGCAACAAGGGATAATATTACCGTCCATTTAAACTTGTTAATGGATGCATAG